The region TCGTCGAGGGACTATCTCTGCTTGACCCAGCTCGCCGCTTGCTATAGCTTGCCCATCGGCCGATGCTCTCGAGGAGATAGTTGTTTTCCGCCCGCTATTGGGCGCAGGCAGCGCAGCATTTTGTAAGGTTCTTGACCCAAAGGCGGGAAAGCATTAAAAATAGGCAAACAAAAACGTGAAGAAACTCAGCGACGAACGGGTCCTTCTGCTCAACGCCCCGTATTTCAAGAAGTTCTCCCGACCCCAGCGCAGCCCAGCGGTTACTAAGAGCGGGACTATTTACTATCCAATATGGCTCGCACACGCAACTGGCGTCCTCTTGCAGGCAGGCGTTCAGGCAGAGCTGTGGGATGCACCGGCCCGTGGGATAGGCCTTCAGGAGCTTCTCGACAAGATAGTCGGTTTTGCGCCTCATCTGGTCATAATGGATGTGGTTACACCAAGCGTGGAGAACGACTTAAGCGTCGCTGCCGCCATAAAGGCGCGCATAAAAACCAGAATCTTCGCCGTTGGCACGCACCCATCAGCCCTCCCCGAGGAGACTTTGCACAGCACAGAAGCGCTCGATGGCCTCTGCATCGGCGAATACGACTATACCGTCCTTGACCTCGCCAGATGGGCCGCGGGCGAGCTTGCACTCAACCAAGTATCAGGCATCGCCTATTTGGAGGATGGCCAATTCTTGCGAACTGAGCCCAGGGCGCCGATCGAGGACCTAGACCGACTGCCGTTCGTCGCGCCAATCTACAAGAGGTTTCTGTGGATTGAGGATTATTTCAACCCCAACGCCCTCTATCCGATGGTAACGATCAACTCAGGACGCGGGTGTCCAAATGGCTGCACATTCTGCGTATATCCGCAGACTATGCACGGCAGGCGCTATCGCTTCCGCTCGCCCGAGAACGTCATTGAGGAGATGGAATACGTAATCACGCACTTCCCCAGAGCGAGGTCCATCTTCTTCGAGGATGACACCCTTCCTGCCAACAAGAATCGCTGCATTGAGTTCTGTGAGCTAGTCCAAAAGCGCGGCATCAAGGTCCCATGGACCGCCAACTGCCGCGTTGATGTTGACTACGAGACGCTGCGAGCCATGAAGCAAGGGGGCTGCCGGATGGTCTGCGTTGGTTTCGAGAGCGGGGACCAATCCTTACTAGATGCGATCCACAAGGGCACGACGGTGGAAATGATGCACCAGTTCGCCCACGACGCCAGAAAAGCGGGAATACTTGTTCATGCCTGCTTCATGGTCGGCCTTCCCGGAGAGACGCGCGAGACAATGCAGAAAACGCTCGAGGTAGCTATCGACATCT is a window of bacterium DNA encoding:
- a CDS encoding radical SAM protein; its protein translation is MKKLSDERVLLLNAPYFKKFSRPQRSPAVTKSGTIYYPIWLAHATGVLLQAGVQAELWDAPARGIGLQELLDKIVGFAPHLVIMDVVTPSVENDLSVAAAIKARIKTRIFAVGTHPSALPEETLHSTEALDGLCIGEYDYTVLDLARWAAGELALNQVSGIAYLEDGQFLRTEPRAPIEDLDRLPFVAPIYKRFLWIEDYFNPNALYPMVTINSGRGCPNGCTFCVYPQTMHGRRYRFRSPENVIEEMEYVITHFPRARSIFFEDDTLPANKNRCIEFCELVQKRGIKVPWTANCRVDVDYETLRAMKQGGCRMVCVGFESGDQSLLDAIHKGTTVEMMHQFAHDARKAGILVHACFMVGLPGETRETMQKTLEVAIDISPDTAQFYPVMVYPGTELYEQYMRDGFLTAKKYSDWLTDEGLHNCVVRTSEFSGEELVRWCDDARKRFYLRPGYIARKALQMVRHPREISRTKKAAKTFFKYLFRGSFGKKEAAR